One Oncorhynchus nerka isolate Pitt River linkage group LG5, Oner_Uvic_2.0, whole genome shotgun sequence genomic window carries:
- the LOC115129986 gene encoding uncharacterized protein LOC115129986, with protein MVFTKKKLQRCPESTFRNHYSLGVTSSMLPELQQNTICIGATAIPPCPTATGTSATGVRRTEWNQTEEGEEKFPPPLNHQTQNRLQPLRPPVHNPLSQTQTRLQRLRPPVHNPLSQTQTRLQRLRPPVHNPLSQTQTRLQPLRPPVHNPLSQTPTSGLETFSPQPPQPDTDPTPGPPLTNRSHECLLNNIKACQYNAKMSYMRTLLAHWKTSAEEPKPPKGKTIKKLAQTSQKRTNNEPSQKCKTQQANKSHCSYSPRRGG; from the exons ATGGTTTTTACGAAGAAGAAACTGCAG CGCTGTCCTGAAAGCACATTTAGAAACCACTACAGCCTGGGGGTGACTAGTTCCATGTTGCCAGAACTGCAGCAGAATACCATTTGCATCGGAGCCACAGCCATTCCCCCATGTCCAACCGCCACAGGCACATCGGCAACAGG ggtgCGGAGAACAGAATGGAAtcagacagaggaaggagaagagaagtttcctccaccactgaaccatcaaacacagAACAGACTCCAACCCCTGAGACCTCCAGTTCACAACCCCCTCAGCCAGACACAGACCAGACTCCAACGCCTGAGACCTCCAGTTCACAACCCCCTCAGCCAGACACAGACCAGACTCCAACGCCTGAGACCTCCAGTTCACAACCCCCTCAGCCAGACACAGACCAGACTCCAACCCCTGAGACCTCCAGTCCACAACCCCCTCAGCCAGACCCCAACCTCTGGCCTTGAGACCTTCAGTCCACAACCCCCTCAGCCAGACACAGACCCCACCCCGGGACCTCCTCTGACCAACCGAAGCCATGAGTGTCTTTTAAACAACATAAAAGCTTGCCAGTATAATGCAAAAATGAGCTATATGAG gactttgctGGCCCATTGGAAAACATCCGCTGAAGAACCAAAGCCTCCAAAAGGAAAGACAATAAAGAAACTTGCTCAAACATCCCAAAAAAGAACAAACAATGAACCATCTCAGAAGTGCAAAACACAACAGGCAAATAAATCACACTGTAGTTACAGCCCAAGAAGAGGAGGATAA
- the LOC115129790 gene encoding transcription factor Sp3-like isoform X2: protein MATADVEGSQSEFLQHGGASENQTTDMTAIQLTGSDRWELLTPVSTGKDAQQGVVHIPNSGMMTSNGQYVLPIGNMDSQPIYVTASGNDGSANGVSSIQYQIHNSDGTLAGFSAQGLDDGSGQIQLIQDGSHGNIGISIATTTTSDLLTQAGHMQQIQGVSLAGGTTYSGAVPMGLSGGNITFLPINSIDLESLGLAGAQTVPIATTTDGQLIMGSQALEGQEGAAKQLANLVSEANGNTDLYVPTTSSSQLPETIDGTGVLTQATAVSAGVSDPSSENYNSHNHLQQIQVSTSHASSLSQPILQLSGDNQGAQGQDLSQSGQTLQSVQLVNPGTFLIQAQTVTASGQIQWQTFQVQGVQSLQGLQLPQAQGGQQLTLAPVQGLSMGQGGSITLPNLQTVTVNSIGQPGIQYTQGEDAGSPADIQIKEEPDSEEWQLSGDSTLNPSDINNLRVQMDDEDMDMSTGEGKRLRRVACTCPNCKEAGGRGSSLGKKKQHICHIVGCGKVYGKTSHLRAHLRWHSGERPFVCNWMFCGKRFTRSDELQRHRRTHTGEKKFVCAQCSKRFMRSDHLAKHIKTHQNKKGVASSLSPPPSDTIITADGTTLILQSAAGAHDLLGNQEIPLQLVTVAPGEVME from the exons ATGGCTACCGCGGACGTGGAAGGCAGTCAAAGCGAATTCCTACAGCACGGCGGAGCCTCGGAAAACCAG accacagacatgACCGCCATCCAGCTAACAGGTTCAGACCGTTGGGAGTTGTTAACCCCGGTCTCTACAGGGAAGGATGCGCAGCAGGGAGTCGTCCACATTCCTAACTCTGGCATGATGACCTCTAACGGCCAGTATGTTCTCCCTATCGGGAACATGGACAGTCAGCCCATCTACGTCACAGCATCTGGCAACGACGGCTCAGCCAACGGAGTGTCCAGCATACAATACCAG ATCCACAACTCAGATGGAACTCTGGCAGGCTTCTCTGCGCAGGGATTGGACGATGGCTCGGGTCAAATCCAGCTCATCCAGGACGGTAGCCATGGCAATATCGGAATCAGCATCGCCACGACGACAACCTCTGACCTCCTAACGCAGGCCGGGCATATGCAGCAGATTCAGGGCGTGTCATTGGCCGGGGGCACGACCTATAGCGGCGCGGTTCCCATGGGGCTGTCGGGGGGTAACATAACTTTCCTCCCTATCAACAGCATAGACCTCGAATCACTAGGGCTTGCCGGCGCTCAGACGGTTCCCATAGCAACGACGACCGACGGTCAGCTGATCATGGGCTCCCAAGCGCTGGAGGGGCAGGAAGGTGCAGCCAAACAGCTAGCGAACCTAGTTAGTGAAGCTAACGGTAACACAGACCTCTATGTGCCAACAACCTCATCATCCCAGCTGCCTGAGACCATCGATGGGACGGGGGTTCTGACCCAAGCTACTGCCGTGTCTGCCGGGGTTTCAGACCCATCCTCAGAGAACTACAACTCACACAACCACCTGCAGCAAATACAG GTGTCCACCTCGCATGCCTCGTCCCTCTCCCAGCCCATCCTACAGCTGTCGGGGGACAACCAGGGGGCCCAGGGACAGGATCTATCCCAGTCTGGGCAGACGCTCCAGAGTGTCCAGCTCGTCAACCCTGGAACCTTCCTCATCCAGGCCCAGACAGTCACTGCTTCGGGACAGATACAGTGGCAGACCTTCCAG GTCCAAGGAGTCCAGTCTCTGCAGGGCCTCCAGCTCCCCCAGGCCCAGGGGGGCCAGCAGCTGACTCTGGCCCCAGTCCAGGGCCTCTCTATGGGTCAGGGAGGATCCATCACCTTGCCTAACCTCCAGACTGTTACAGTCAACTCTATAGGACAGCCAGGGATACAATACACACAGGGAGAGGACGCCGGCAGTCCTGCAG ACATCCAGATAAAGGAGGAGCCAGACTCTGAAGAGTGGCAGCTGAGTGGTGACTCCACCCTCAACCCCAGTGACATCAACAACCTGCGTGTCCAGATGGATGACGAAGACATGGACATGTCCACCGGGGAGGGCAAGAGGTTGAGGAGAGTCGCCTGCACCTGTCCCAACTGTAAagaggctggagggag AGGGTCGAGTCTTGGTAAGAAGAAGCAGCATATCTGTCACATCGTGGGCTGTGGGAAGGTGTACGGTAAGACTTCTCACCTCAGGGCTCACCTCAGATGGCATAGCGGAGAACGGCCCTTCGTCTGCAACTGGATGTTCTGTGGCAAGCGGTTTACCAGGAGTGACGAGCTACAGAGACACAGACGGACACACACGG GAGAGAAGAAGTTTGTGTGCGCACAGTGTTCAAAGAGATTCATGCGTAGCGACCATCTGGCCAAACATATAAAGACTCACCAGAATAAAAAAGGTGTGGCTTCCTCATTGTCTCCGCCCCCCAGCGACACCATCATCACCGCAGACGGAACCACCCTCATCCTTCAATCAGCTGCTGGTGCCCATGACCTCCTAGGCAATCAGGAGATCCCACTGCAGCTGGTCACCGTGGCGCCCGGTGAGGTCATGGAATGA
- the LOC115129790 gene encoding transcription factor Sp3-like isoform X1, giving the protein MLAPEQRLKQEEMATADVEGSQSEFLQHGGASENQTTDMTAIQLTGSDRWELLTPVSTGKDAQQGVVHIPNSGMMTSNGQYVLPIGNMDSQPIYVTASGNDGSANGVSSIQYQIHNSDGTLAGFSAQGLDDGSGQIQLIQDGSHGNIGISIATTTTSDLLTQAGHMQQIQGVSLAGGTTYSGAVPMGLSGGNITFLPINSIDLESLGLAGAQTVPIATTTDGQLIMGSQALEGQEGAAKQLANLVSEANGNTDLYVPTTSSSQLPETIDGTGVLTQATAVSAGVSDPSSENYNSHNHLQQIQVSTSHASSLSQPILQLSGDNQGAQGQDLSQSGQTLQSVQLVNPGTFLIQAQTVTASGQIQWQTFQVQGVQSLQGLQLPQAQGGQQLTLAPVQGLSMGQGGSITLPNLQTVTVNSIGQPGIQYTQGEDAGSPADIQIKEEPDSEEWQLSGDSTLNPSDINNLRVQMDDEDMDMSTGEGKRLRRVACTCPNCKEAGGRGSSLGKKKQHICHIVGCGKVYGKTSHLRAHLRWHSGERPFVCNWMFCGKRFTRSDELQRHRRTHTGEKKFVCAQCSKRFMRSDHLAKHIKTHQNKKGVASSLSPPPSDTIITADGTTLILQSAAGAHDLLGNQEIPLQLVTVAPGEVME; this is encoded by the exons ATGCTAGCGCCAGAGCAACGTTTGAAACAAGAGGAAATGGCTACCGCGGACGTGGAAGGCAGTCAAAGCGAATTCCTACAGCACGGCGGAGCCTCGGAAAACCAG accacagacatgACCGCCATCCAGCTAACAGGTTCAGACCGTTGGGAGTTGTTAACCCCGGTCTCTACAGGGAAGGATGCGCAGCAGGGAGTCGTCCACATTCCTAACTCTGGCATGATGACCTCTAACGGCCAGTATGTTCTCCCTATCGGGAACATGGACAGTCAGCCCATCTACGTCACAGCATCTGGCAACGACGGCTCAGCCAACGGAGTGTCCAGCATACAATACCAG ATCCACAACTCAGATGGAACTCTGGCAGGCTTCTCTGCGCAGGGATTGGACGATGGCTCGGGTCAAATCCAGCTCATCCAGGACGGTAGCCATGGCAATATCGGAATCAGCATCGCCACGACGACAACCTCTGACCTCCTAACGCAGGCCGGGCATATGCAGCAGATTCAGGGCGTGTCATTGGCCGGGGGCACGACCTATAGCGGCGCGGTTCCCATGGGGCTGTCGGGGGGTAACATAACTTTCCTCCCTATCAACAGCATAGACCTCGAATCACTAGGGCTTGCCGGCGCTCAGACGGTTCCCATAGCAACGACGACCGACGGTCAGCTGATCATGGGCTCCCAAGCGCTGGAGGGGCAGGAAGGTGCAGCCAAACAGCTAGCGAACCTAGTTAGTGAAGCTAACGGTAACACAGACCTCTATGTGCCAACAACCTCATCATCCCAGCTGCCTGAGACCATCGATGGGACGGGGGTTCTGACCCAAGCTACTGCCGTGTCTGCCGGGGTTTCAGACCCATCCTCAGAGAACTACAACTCACACAACCACCTGCAGCAAATACAG GTGTCCACCTCGCATGCCTCGTCCCTCTCCCAGCCCATCCTACAGCTGTCGGGGGACAACCAGGGGGCCCAGGGACAGGATCTATCCCAGTCTGGGCAGACGCTCCAGAGTGTCCAGCTCGTCAACCCTGGAACCTTCCTCATCCAGGCCCAGACAGTCACTGCTTCGGGACAGATACAGTGGCAGACCTTCCAG GTCCAAGGAGTCCAGTCTCTGCAGGGCCTCCAGCTCCCCCAGGCCCAGGGGGGCCAGCAGCTGACTCTGGCCCCAGTCCAGGGCCTCTCTATGGGTCAGGGAGGATCCATCACCTTGCCTAACCTCCAGACTGTTACAGTCAACTCTATAGGACAGCCAGGGATACAATACACACAGGGAGAGGACGCCGGCAGTCCTGCAG ACATCCAGATAAAGGAGGAGCCAGACTCTGAAGAGTGGCAGCTGAGTGGTGACTCCACCCTCAACCCCAGTGACATCAACAACCTGCGTGTCCAGATGGATGACGAAGACATGGACATGTCCACCGGGGAGGGCAAGAGGTTGAGGAGAGTCGCCTGCACCTGTCCCAACTGTAAagaggctggagggag AGGGTCGAGTCTTGGTAAGAAGAAGCAGCATATCTGTCACATCGTGGGCTGTGGGAAGGTGTACGGTAAGACTTCTCACCTCAGGGCTCACCTCAGATGGCATAGCGGAGAACGGCCCTTCGTCTGCAACTGGATGTTCTGTGGCAAGCGGTTTACCAGGAGTGACGAGCTACAGAGACACAGACGGACACACACGG GAGAGAAGAAGTTTGTGTGCGCACAGTGTTCAAAGAGATTCATGCGTAGCGACCATCTGGCCAAACATATAAAGACTCACCAGAATAAAAAAGGTGTGGCTTCCTCATTGTCTCCGCCCCCCAGCGACACCATCATCACCGCAGACGGAACCACCCTCATCCTTCAATCAGCTGCTGGTGCCCATGACCTCCTAGGCAATCAGGAGATCCCACTGCAGCTGGTCACCGTGGCGCCCGGTGAGGTCATGGAATGA
- the LOC115129791 gene encoding obg-like ATPase 1, protein MPPKKGEGPKQPPLIGRFGTSLKIGIVGLPNVGKSTFFNVLTKSQAAAENFPFCTIDPNESRVPIPDERYDYLCTFHKPLSKVPAFLNVVDIAGLVKGAHAGQGLGNAFLSHISACDGIFHMTRAFEDEDIIHVEGNVDPVRDIEIIHEELRLKDEESLGPIIDKLEKTAVRGGDKKLKPEYDIMLKVKDWISEEKKHVRFYNDWNEKEIDVLNKYLFLTSKPMIYLVNLSEKDYIRKKNKWLIKIKEWVDAHDPGAMVIPVSGGLEAKLQDMTDEEKDKYCEEAKTQSVLTKIIKTGYAALQLEYFFTAGPDEVRAWTVRKGSKAPQAAGKIHTDFEKGFIMAEVMKFQDFKEEGTENAVKAAGKYRQLGRNYIVEDGDIIFFKFNTPNAPKAAKK, encoded by the exons ATGCCTCCAAAGAAGGGAGAAGGACCAAAACAACCACCACTGATTGGACGCTTCGGGACTTCTTTGAAGATTGGGATTGTGGGATTGCCGAATGTTGG GAAGTCAACATTCTTCAATGTGCTGACCAAGAGCCAGGCCGCAGCAGAGAATTTTCCCTTCTGCACCATCGACCCCAACGAGAGCAGAGTACCCATCCCTGACGAACGCTATGACTACCTCTGCACCTTCCACAAGCCCCTCAG TAAAGTCCCAGCATTTCTGAATGTGGTGGACATAGCTGGGCTGGTGAAAGGAGCTCACGCTGGACAAGGACTGGGCAACGCCTTCCTGTCTCACATTAGTGCCTGCGATGGCATCTTCCACATGACAC GTGCGTTTGAGGATGAGGACATCATCCATGTGGAGGGTAATGTGGACCCAGTGAGGGACATTGAGATAATCCATGAGGAGCTACGGCTGAAAGATGAGGAGTCTCTTGGACCAATCATAGATAAATTGGAGAAGACCgctgtcagaggaggagacaagaAACTCAAACCTGAATAC GACATCATGTTGAAGGTAAAGGACTGGATTTCAGAGGAGAAGAAACATGTCCGCTTCTACAATGACTGGAATGAGAAGGAG ATTGATGTGCTGAACAAATACCTGTTCCTCACGTCCAAGCCCATGATCTACCTGGTCAACCTCTCAGAGAAGGACTACATCAGGAAAAAGAACAAGTG GCTGATTAAGATTAAGGAGTGGGTCGATGCCCATGACCCAGGAGCTATGGTCATACCAGTGAGTGGAGGTCTTGAGGCCAAATTACAGGACATGACCGACGAGGAGAAGGACAAATACTGTGAGGAGGCGAAGACTCAGAG tGTACTGACTAAGATCATTAAGACGGGCTATGCAGCTCTGCAGTTGGAATATTTCTTCACAGCGGGACCAGACGAGGTTAGAGCGTGGACTGTCAGG AAAGGCAGCAAGGCGCCCCAGGCGGCAGGGAAGATCCACACTGACTTTGAGAAAGGTTTCATCATGGCAGAGGTCATGAAGTTCCAGGACTTCAAAGAAGAGGGCACTGAGAATGctgtcaag GCTGCTGGGAAGTACAGGCAGCTGGGCAGGAACTACATCGTGGAGGACGGAGACATTATATTTTTCAAATTCAACACACCCAATGCACCCAAGGCAGCGAAGAAGTGA